From one Ooceraea biroi isolate clonal line C1 chromosome 7, Obir_v5.4, whole genome shotgun sequence genomic stretch:
- the LOC105282033 gene encoding uncharacterized protein LOC105282033 isoform X6 gives MTSLILENADLNRLFPKCRPRGGPPPAPGASTQSSQQPHDSPCQTEAAAITTAIAIATTTTATIIASTNTPTSVSAISDDMIDLERDTSDRYRKRANGRKKSGSLSRRTASVVPGFTVEGQLPHATTKPLSSSSSSASGRSEDAPQYGSLPGSDHQGQSQQDDSGPEESPVYILTSAKGGPSYKLRDSRIIEIAGGREVFSQSRGKVAARKSRFLAASNSINNEDIQSTDNKLSVKKNNKSPNSQTIWELRSRCGETRKQRANREVTETVFASEVHSVRRNPTKSILDYDSPKSNRGSNRIINYDSILNSNNVEYTVPKSITDLDYGLPKSCVDYQSNHNTPARSMAIVSDGEVVVFDDIDDNWQGLRLDLASSNTNQVTATSLDLETDDSQRGRIAPEPPSSSVGSTPSPTTAYHRNTSEFFKVVTPASDCEADSPSPERNHKVARVIGELPIAQYSGSPRRYGVRENPQLPSLLSSPSMYMTPRPGFPQRVLPTTPNHNEKEDTSAEIVVDKTVIENTNVEDQSVEPSTPSPKAEEEEEDSLKPSTLPADNISSLVSPGGSTFDYLYEFSETRKVLEEFFKCPAPTKEKENNIESFPFQDLDYELRRQGGSAYVGQRLASGPPATEEVMVHESPKKQRTEFPQNTGEHENNFLDLSVGTGSSEDLGETEVGLQVGHSRNFTLSPETTDCDSNCGDLDSEVSLMMMDNELMPASGLLGSVGDLGNNSDSLRIYTSMPVLEDGLSSGHASDTDNNNPTVMLMKRQINEIEKEIIQRTRNDMLGENDSGKDVSLNVTKDILHTLKTTSPDLFVAKKENSYDANELQLDGLDPLGTPPPPAPQGRQSVSLEVNCGEVEAAIKDIRMALQRTKTLPVKSPSEDPPEPSVSPIWIPSIMDGRRRICMESNSEESDARRAGDEADVEIEECPDEEEADTDLETDRLLGQQRTDDQGFYDDKGWRKPKTRTMLPPMNAKVATPKQTPPKTLSVAPIETLAPSEPVPSTSTSISPPPVVSVIQSPSSNECEVATPAQPTSSPQKTPVKNSPSSPQSLKESNNKDKEGKKKSRNKEVLIEGVLFRARYLGSTQLVCEGQPTKSTRMCQAEEAVSRIKKDDGPVPMQATLLNYGGQHGYGRCSIASQGSLEEDECDSSEELIGSASGGGQSESLGAQPKLAPISGCLGPTTVFRLQFLGSVEVEEEGGRKRRKRLKNHMVEEAVTKIKALAPDGDTQPSTEVDLFISTEKIMVLNTDLKEIMMDHALRTISYIADIGDLVVLMARRRFVPHEMEEVPKINRTPKMICHVFESEEAQFIAQSIGQAFQVAYMEFLKANGIEDHSFVKEMDYQEVLNSQEIFGDELQMFAKKEMQKEVVVPKAKGEILGVVIVESGWGSMLPTVVIANLAPAGAAARCGQLNIGDQIIAINGVSLVGLPLSTCQTYIKNSKNQTVVKLTVVPCAPVVEVKIKRPDTKYQLGFSVQNGVICSLLRGGIAERGGVRVGHRIIEINNQSVVAVPHEKIVNLLATSVGEILMKTMPTSMFRLLTGQESPVYI, from the exons GTATAGGAAACGAGCGAATGGCAGAAAAAAATCAGGTTCGCTGTCCCGTAGGACGGCGAGCGTGGTGCCCGGTTTCACGGTCGAGGGCCAGCTGCCGCACGCCACGACGAAGCCGCTTTCGTCGAGCTCGTCCTCGGCGTCGGGACGCAGCGAGGATGCGCCGCAATATGGCAGCCTGCCGGGCAGCGATCATCAGGGACAATCGCAGCAGGACGACAGCGGACCCGAGGAGAGCCCCGTGTACATCCTCACATCGGCCAAAGGAGGCCCTAGCTACAAACTTCGGGATTCGAG AATTATAGAAATTGCTGGTGGCCGAGAAGTGTTCTCACAGAGCCGAGGGAAGGTAGCAGCTAGAAAATCACGATTTCTGGCAGCGTCGAACTCCATAAATAACGAGGATATTCAAAGCACTGATAATAAGCTGTCTGTTAAGAAGAATAACAAGTCCCCCAACTCGCAGACCATATGGGAATTACGAAGCCG ATGCGGTGAAACCAGAAAGCAACGCGCGAACCGGGAGGTTACGGAGACCGTGTTCGCCTCCGAGGTGCACTCGGTACGGCGTAACCCCACCAAGTCCATCCTCGATTACGATTCGCCGAAGAGCAACCGCGGCAGCAATCGCATAATCAATTACGATTCAATCCTGAATAGCAATAATGTAGAGTATACCGTACCGAAAAGTATTACCGACCTGGATTATGGATTGCCGAAGAGCTGCGTAGATTACCAGTCGAATCACAACACACCCGCGAGGAGCATGGCCATCGTCAGCGACGGCGAGGTCGTGGTCTTCGACGATATCGATGACAACTGGCAGGGTCTGCGACTGGACCTCGCGTCGAGCAACACGAACCAGGTCACGGCGACGAGCCTTGACCTGGAGACGGACGATTCGCAGAGAGGTCGCATCGCGCCGGAACCGCCGAGCTCCAGCGTCGGGAGCACTCCTAGTCCTACAACGGCATATCACCGCAATACTTCGGAATTTTTCAAG GTTGTTACGCCAGCGAGCGATTGCGAGGCGGACTCTCCCTCGCCAGAACGCAATCACAAAGTCGCGAGAGTCATTGGTGAACTACCAATTGCTCAGTATTCCGGTAGCCCGAGGCGTTACGGCGTTCGCGAGAACCCGCAGCTTCCTAGCTTATTATCGTCGCCCTCAATGTACATGACGCCGAGGCCTGGTTTCCCACAAAGAGTATTGCCAACAACACCAAATCATAATGAG AAGGAAGATACTTCTGCGGAAATCGTTGTGGACAAGACTGTGATAGAAAATACTAACGTCGAGGATCAGTCTGTAGAACCCTCGACTCCGTCACCAAAGgccgaagaagaagaggaagactCCTTGAAGCCGTCGACTTTGCCTGCTGATAATATAAGCAGTCTTGTCTCGCCGGGAGGTAGCACCTTCGATTACCTGTACGAGTTTTCGGAGACCCGGAAGGTGTTGGAAGAATTCTTCAAGTGCCCCGCACCGacgaaagaaaaggagaacaaCATAGAGTCATTTCCCTTCCAA GATCTTGATTATGAACTGCGAAGGCAGGGTGGAAGCGCGTACGTTGGCCAACGATTAGCTAGCGGCCCACCAGCAACGGAGGAGGTTATGGTGCACGAGTCCCCTAAAAAGCAGCGGACAGAGTTTCcacaaaat ACAGGTGAACACGAGAACAACTTCCTCGACCTCTCAGTGGGTACTGGTAGCAGTGAGGATCTCGGTGAGACCGAGGTTGGTCTCCAAGTGGGGCACTCGCGTAATTTCACACTGAGCCCCGAGACGACCGACTGCGACAGCAATTGCGGGGACCTGGACAGCGAGGTGTCCCTCATGATGATGGACAATGAGCTGATGCCAGCGAGTGGCCTGCTCGGCTCCGTCGGCGATCTGGGGAATAATTCAGACTCACTGAGAATATACACGAGCATGCCGGTACTGGAGGACGGCCTGTCGAGTGGACACGCGAGCGACACCGACAACAACAATCCCACGGTGATGCTTATGAAGCGGCAGATAAACGAGATAGAGAAGGAGATTATACAGAGAACGCGTAACGACATGCTGGGTGAGAACGACTCCGGCAAGGACGTCAGTCTAAATGTAACGAAGGATATTCTGCACACGCTGAAAACCACGTCCCCCGACCTGTTCGTCGCGAAGAAAGAGAATTCATACGACGCGAACGAGCTGCAGCTCGACGGACTGGATCCGCTGGGCACACCCCCGCCACCGGCGCCTCAGGGGAGACAAAGCGTGAGCTTGGAGGTGAACTGTGGCGAGGTGGAAGCGGCCATCAAAGACATCCGAATGGCACTGCAACGGACCAAAACGCTGCCTGTGAAATCCCCGTCGGAAGATCCACCGGAGCCGAGCGTCAGCCCGATATGGATACCAag TATAATGGACGGCAGGCGGAGAATCTGTATGGAAAGTAATAGCGAAGAGTCGGACGCGCGTCGTGCGGGCGACGAAGCCGATGTGGAGATCGAGGAGTGTccggacgaggaggaggcggaCACCGATCTCGAGACGGATCGACTGCTTGGACAACAGAGGACCGACGACCAAGGGTTCTACGACGACAAG GGGTGGAGGAAGCCTAAAACTAGGACAATGTTACCGCCAATGAATGCGAAAGTCGCTACTCCAAAGCAAACCCCTCCGAAAACCTTGAGTGTTGCCCCAATAGAAACGCTAGCGCCTTCCGAGCCCGTACCCTCGACGTCTACCTCGATCTCACCTCCTCCCGTAGTCTCTGTTATACAATCACCGTCTTCTAACGAGTGCGAAGTAGCCACTCCCGCGCAACCTACATCGAGTCCGCAGAAGACCCCAGTCAAAAACTCTCCCTCATCCCCCCAGAGCCTCAAGGAATCCAACAACAAG GataaggaaggaaagaaaaagagcagAAACAAAGAAG TGTTGATCGAGGGTGTTCTGTTCCGCGCGAGGTATTTAGGATCTACGCAACTCGTCTGTGAAGGTCAACCGACGAAATCGACTCGGATGTGTCAAGCGGAAGAAGCCGTTTCTAGGATAAAG AAGGATGATGGGCCAGTGCCGATGCAGGCAACACTCTTAAACTATGGGGGGCAGCATGGGTATGGTCGCTGCAGCATTGCCTCGCAAGGAAGCCTAGAGGAGGACGAGTGCGACTCGAGCGAAGAACTTATAGGAAGCGCTTCTGGTGGGGGCCAGTCCGAGTCGCTTGGGGCCCAGCCAAAACTGGCCCCGATCAGTGGCTGCTTGGGGCCCACAACCGTTTTCAGACTACAGTTTCTGGGGTCGGTGGAGGTGGAAGAGGAAGGGGGACGTAAACGGCGTAAGCGCCTTAAGAACCACATGGTGGAGGAGGCCGTGACGAAGATAAAG GCATTG GCGCCGGATGGTGACACTCAGCCGAGCACAGAGGTAGATCTCTTTATCTCGACGGAGAAGATCATGGTTCTCAACACCGATCTGAAGGAGATCATGATGGATCACGCGTTGCGCACGATCTCGTACATTGCGGATATCGGTGACCTGGTGGTGCTAATGGCGCGACGACGTTTCGTGCCACACGAGATGGAAGAAGTACCGAAGATTAACCGAACTCCGAAGATGATATGTCACGTTTTCGAAAGCGAGGAGGCTCAATTCATAGCACAAAGTATCGGGCAAGCATTCCAAGTAGCATATATGGAGTTCCTAAAGGCAAACGGGATTGAAGACCATAGCTTCGTTAAGGAGATGGATTATCAGGAGGTGCTCAACTCGCAGGAGATATTCGGCGACGAACTGCAGATGTtcgcgaaaaaagaaatgcagAAAGAG GTAGTGGTACCGAAAGCGAAGGGGGAGATTCTCGGTGTCGTGATCGTTGAGTCCGGATGGGGCTCGATGCTGCCAACCGTAGTCATAGCTAATCTGGCGCCGGCCGGCGCCGCGGCCCGTTGCGGGCAGCTTAATATTGGCGATCAGATAATCGCGATCAACGGCGTATCATTGGTCGGCTTGCCTTTGTCCACGTGTCAGACGTACATAAAGAACTCGAAGAATCAAACGGTCGTCAAGCTGACGGTCGTGCCATGTGCGCCTGTTGTCGAGGTGAAAATCAAGAGGCCCGACACGAAATATCAGTTAGGATTTAGTGTACAGAACGGAGTGATATGTAGTCTATTGAGGGGCGGTATCGCGGAGCGCGGTGGAGTCCGGGTGGGCCATAGGATAATCGAGATCAATAATCAGAGCGTTGTTGCTGTACCGCACGAAAAGATTGTTAATCTTCTGGCTACGTCGGTGGGAGAG atCTTGATGAAAACGATGCCCACGTCGATGTTCAGGCTGCTGACCGGCCAGGAGTCTCCGGTGTACATATAA
- the LOC105282033 gene encoding uncharacterized protein LOC105282033 isoform X2 encodes MTSLILENADLNRLFPKCRPRGGPPPAPGASTQSSQQPHDSPCQTEAAAITTAIAIATTTTATIIASTNTPTSVSAISDDMIDLERDTSDRYRKRANGRKKSGSLSRRTASVVPGFTVEGQLPHATTKPLSSSSSSASGRSEDAPQYGSLPGSDHQGQSQQDDSGPEESPVYILTSAKGGPSYKLRDSRIIEIAGGREVFSQSRGKVAARKSRFLAASNSINNEDIQSTDNKLSVKKNNKSPNSQTIWELRSRCGETRKQRANREVTETVFASEVHSVRRNPTKSILDYDSPKSNRGSNRIINYDSILNSNNVEYTVPKSITDLDYGLPKSCVDYQSNHNTPARSMAIVSDGEVVVFDDIDDNWQGLRLDLASSNTNQVTATSLDLETDDSQRGRIAPEPPSSSVGSTPSPTTAYHRNTSEFFKVVTPASDCEADSPSPERNHKVARVIGELPIAQYSGSPRRYGVRENPQLPSLLSSPSMYMTPRPGFPQRVLPTTPNHNEKEDTSAEIVVDKTVIENTNVEDQSVEPSTPSPKAEEEEEDSLKPSTLPADNISSLVSPGGSTFDYLYEFSETRKVLEEFFKCPAPTKEKENNIESFPFQDLDYELRRQGGSAYVGQRLASGPPATEEVMVHESPKKQRTEFPQNTGEHENNFLDLSVGTGSSEDLGETEVGLQVGHSRNFTLSPETTDCDSNCGDLDSEVSLMMMDNELMPASGLLGSVGDLGNNSDSLRIYTSMPVLEDGLSSGHASDTDNNNPTVMLMKRQINEIEKEIIQRTRNDMLGENDSGKDVSLNVTKDILHTLKTTSPDLFVAKKENSYDANELQLDGLDPLGTPPPPAPQGRQSVSLEVNCGEVEAAIKDIRMALQRTKTLPVKSPSEDPPEPSVSPIWIPSIMDGRRRICMESNSEESDARRAGDEADVEIEECPDEEEADTDLETDRLLGQQRTDDQGFYDDKGWRKPKTRTMLPPMNAKVATPKQTPPKTLSVAPIETLAPSEPVPSTSTSISPPPVVSVIQSPSSNECEVATPAQPTSSPQKTPVKNSPSSPQSLKESNNKDKEGKKKSRNKEDLLNDPSVLIEGVLFRARYLGSTQLVCEGQPTKSTRMCQAEEAVSRIKKDDGPVPMQATLLNYGGQHGYGRCSIASQGSLEEDECDSSEELIGSASGGGQSESLGAQPKLAPISGCLGPTTVFRLQFLGSVEVEEEGGRKRRKRLKNHMVEEAVTKIKALAPDGDTQPSTEVDLFISTEKIMVLNTDLKEIMMDHALRTISYIADIGDLVVLMARRRFVPHEMEEVPKINRTPKMICHVFESEEAQFIAQSIGQAFQVAYMEFLKANGIEDHSFVKEMDYQEVLNSQEIFGDELQMFAKKEMQKEVVVPKAKGEILGVVIVESGWGSMLPTVVIANLAPAGAAARCGQLNIGDQIIAINGVSLVGLPLSTCQTYIKNSKNQTVVKLTVVPCAPVVEVKIKRPDTKYQLGFSVQNGVICSLLRGGIAERGGVRVGHRIIEINNQSVVAVPHEKIVNLLATSVGEILMKTMPTSMFRLLTGQESPVYI; translated from the exons GTATAGGAAACGAGCGAATGGCAGAAAAAAATCAGGTTCGCTGTCCCGTAGGACGGCGAGCGTGGTGCCCGGTTTCACGGTCGAGGGCCAGCTGCCGCACGCCACGACGAAGCCGCTTTCGTCGAGCTCGTCCTCGGCGTCGGGACGCAGCGAGGATGCGCCGCAATATGGCAGCCTGCCGGGCAGCGATCATCAGGGACAATCGCAGCAGGACGACAGCGGACCCGAGGAGAGCCCCGTGTACATCCTCACATCGGCCAAAGGAGGCCCTAGCTACAAACTTCGGGATTCGAG AATTATAGAAATTGCTGGTGGCCGAGAAGTGTTCTCACAGAGCCGAGGGAAGGTAGCAGCTAGAAAATCACGATTTCTGGCAGCGTCGAACTCCATAAATAACGAGGATATTCAAAGCACTGATAATAAGCTGTCTGTTAAGAAGAATAACAAGTCCCCCAACTCGCAGACCATATGGGAATTACGAAGCCG ATGCGGTGAAACCAGAAAGCAACGCGCGAACCGGGAGGTTACGGAGACCGTGTTCGCCTCCGAGGTGCACTCGGTACGGCGTAACCCCACCAAGTCCATCCTCGATTACGATTCGCCGAAGAGCAACCGCGGCAGCAATCGCATAATCAATTACGATTCAATCCTGAATAGCAATAATGTAGAGTATACCGTACCGAAAAGTATTACCGACCTGGATTATGGATTGCCGAAGAGCTGCGTAGATTACCAGTCGAATCACAACACACCCGCGAGGAGCATGGCCATCGTCAGCGACGGCGAGGTCGTGGTCTTCGACGATATCGATGACAACTGGCAGGGTCTGCGACTGGACCTCGCGTCGAGCAACACGAACCAGGTCACGGCGACGAGCCTTGACCTGGAGACGGACGATTCGCAGAGAGGTCGCATCGCGCCGGAACCGCCGAGCTCCAGCGTCGGGAGCACTCCTAGTCCTACAACGGCATATCACCGCAATACTTCGGAATTTTTCAAG GTTGTTACGCCAGCGAGCGATTGCGAGGCGGACTCTCCCTCGCCAGAACGCAATCACAAAGTCGCGAGAGTCATTGGTGAACTACCAATTGCTCAGTATTCCGGTAGCCCGAGGCGTTACGGCGTTCGCGAGAACCCGCAGCTTCCTAGCTTATTATCGTCGCCCTCAATGTACATGACGCCGAGGCCTGGTTTCCCACAAAGAGTATTGCCAACAACACCAAATCATAATGAG AAGGAAGATACTTCTGCGGAAATCGTTGTGGACAAGACTGTGATAGAAAATACTAACGTCGAGGATCAGTCTGTAGAACCCTCGACTCCGTCACCAAAGgccgaagaagaagaggaagactCCTTGAAGCCGTCGACTTTGCCTGCTGATAATATAAGCAGTCTTGTCTCGCCGGGAGGTAGCACCTTCGATTACCTGTACGAGTTTTCGGAGACCCGGAAGGTGTTGGAAGAATTCTTCAAGTGCCCCGCACCGacgaaagaaaaggagaacaaCATAGAGTCATTTCCCTTCCAA GATCTTGATTATGAACTGCGAAGGCAGGGTGGAAGCGCGTACGTTGGCCAACGATTAGCTAGCGGCCCACCAGCAACGGAGGAGGTTATGGTGCACGAGTCCCCTAAAAAGCAGCGGACAGAGTTTCcacaaaat ACAGGTGAACACGAGAACAACTTCCTCGACCTCTCAGTGGGTACTGGTAGCAGTGAGGATCTCGGTGAGACCGAGGTTGGTCTCCAAGTGGGGCACTCGCGTAATTTCACACTGAGCCCCGAGACGACCGACTGCGACAGCAATTGCGGGGACCTGGACAGCGAGGTGTCCCTCATGATGATGGACAATGAGCTGATGCCAGCGAGTGGCCTGCTCGGCTCCGTCGGCGATCTGGGGAATAATTCAGACTCACTGAGAATATACACGAGCATGCCGGTACTGGAGGACGGCCTGTCGAGTGGACACGCGAGCGACACCGACAACAACAATCCCACGGTGATGCTTATGAAGCGGCAGATAAACGAGATAGAGAAGGAGATTATACAGAGAACGCGTAACGACATGCTGGGTGAGAACGACTCCGGCAAGGACGTCAGTCTAAATGTAACGAAGGATATTCTGCACACGCTGAAAACCACGTCCCCCGACCTGTTCGTCGCGAAGAAAGAGAATTCATACGACGCGAACGAGCTGCAGCTCGACGGACTGGATCCGCTGGGCACACCCCCGCCACCGGCGCCTCAGGGGAGACAAAGCGTGAGCTTGGAGGTGAACTGTGGCGAGGTGGAAGCGGCCATCAAAGACATCCGAATGGCACTGCAACGGACCAAAACGCTGCCTGTGAAATCCCCGTCGGAAGATCCACCGGAGCCGAGCGTCAGCCCGATATGGATACCAag TATAATGGACGGCAGGCGGAGAATCTGTATGGAAAGTAATAGCGAAGAGTCGGACGCGCGTCGTGCGGGCGACGAAGCCGATGTGGAGATCGAGGAGTGTccggacgaggaggaggcggaCACCGATCTCGAGACGGATCGACTGCTTGGACAACAGAGGACCGACGACCAAGGGTTCTACGACGACAAG GGGTGGAGGAAGCCTAAAACTAGGACAATGTTACCGCCAATGAATGCGAAAGTCGCTACTCCAAAGCAAACCCCTCCGAAAACCTTGAGTGTTGCCCCAATAGAAACGCTAGCGCCTTCCGAGCCCGTACCCTCGACGTCTACCTCGATCTCACCTCCTCCCGTAGTCTCTGTTATACAATCACCGTCTTCTAACGAGTGCGAAGTAGCCACTCCCGCGCAACCTACATCGAGTCCGCAGAAGACCCCAGTCAAAAACTCTCCCTCATCCCCCCAGAGCCTCAAGGAATCCAACAACAAG GataaggaaggaaagaaaaagagcagAAACAAAGAAG ACTTGCTGAATGATCCATCAGTGTTGATCGAGGGTGTTCTGTTCCGCGCGAGGTATTTAGGATCTACGCAACTCGTCTGTGAAGGTCAACCGACGAAATCGACTCGGATGTGTCAAGCGGAAGAAGCCGTTTCTAGGATAAAG AAGGATGATGGGCCAGTGCCGATGCAGGCAACACTCTTAAACTATGGGGGGCAGCATGGGTATGGTCGCTGCAGCATTGCCTCGCAAGGAAGCCTAGAGGAGGACGAGTGCGACTCGAGCGAAGAACTTATAGGAAGCGCTTCTGGTGGGGGCCAGTCCGAGTCGCTTGGGGCCCAGCCAAAACTGGCCCCGATCAGTGGCTGCTTGGGGCCCACAACCGTTTTCAGACTACAGTTTCTGGGGTCGGTGGAGGTGGAAGAGGAAGGGGGACGTAAACGGCGTAAGCGCCTTAAGAACCACATGGTGGAGGAGGCCGTGACGAAGATAAAG GCATTG GCGCCGGATGGTGACACTCAGCCGAGCACAGAGGTAGATCTCTTTATCTCGACGGAGAAGATCATGGTTCTCAACACCGATCTGAAGGAGATCATGATGGATCACGCGTTGCGCACGATCTCGTACATTGCGGATATCGGTGACCTGGTGGTGCTAATGGCGCGACGACGTTTCGTGCCACACGAGATGGAAGAAGTACCGAAGATTAACCGAACTCCGAAGATGATATGTCACGTTTTCGAAAGCGAGGAGGCTCAATTCATAGCACAAAGTATCGGGCAAGCATTCCAAGTAGCATATATGGAGTTCCTAAAGGCAAACGGGATTGAAGACCATAGCTTCGTTAAGGAGATGGATTATCAGGAGGTGCTCAACTCGCAGGAGATATTCGGCGACGAACTGCAGATGTtcgcgaaaaaagaaatgcagAAAGAG GTAGTGGTACCGAAAGCGAAGGGGGAGATTCTCGGTGTCGTGATCGTTGAGTCCGGATGGGGCTCGATGCTGCCAACCGTAGTCATAGCTAATCTGGCGCCGGCCGGCGCCGCGGCCCGTTGCGGGCAGCTTAATATTGGCGATCAGATAATCGCGATCAACGGCGTATCATTGGTCGGCTTGCCTTTGTCCACGTGTCAGACGTACATAAAGAACTCGAAGAATCAAACGGTCGTCAAGCTGACGGTCGTGCCATGTGCGCCTGTTGTCGAGGTGAAAATCAAGAGGCCCGACACGAAATATCAGTTAGGATTTAGTGTACAGAACGGAGTGATATGTAGTCTATTGAGGGGCGGTATCGCGGAGCGCGGTGGAGTCCGGGTGGGCCATAGGATAATCGAGATCAATAATCAGAGCGTTGTTGCTGTACCGCACGAAAAGATTGTTAATCTTCTGGCTACGTCGGTGGGAGAG atCTTGATGAAAACGATGCCCACGTCGATGTTCAGGCTGCTGACCGGCCAGGAGTCTCCGGTGTACATATAA